The Culex pipiens pallens isolate TS chromosome 2, TS_CPP_V2, whole genome shotgun sequence DNA window atatttgaaaaaagcatagcaaagcattggtgtctacccgtagttgctactctgttattgccCAGGACCTctaagaattgctccgtggaccacagatgaagagtaggaaccaatcatcaccacttcgcaactttcaaatgtccctatcatgctagtcaatcacagcgccggccacgaccagtggtaagacacggggaagtggataggaattttagtccgatacttgagtgatgaagaccgctaaatcagctgcgtcttcgacaaagtatcacgtgagattttaaggggttagtaagatgggtgtgaagccaggattcaccgtggtaagtgatgtggCCGGTCAAAgttatttatagtccttaattcttcgtaggttcttggattcattttggaagctttccaattcggttcatcaagctttttgtggtgaattctggtcatgttgaaagttcaatttttgcctAGCGAGTATGCAACCAGTAAAgttcttgaattcaactttgcattcaatattgcattctCCTGTTCTTAGAttcacagattccaatcaagttccTTGGATTCGTATAGCATTAATCCTTCTAGTCAACaaagcctcgatggtctggtggttagcatttttgtctgctgacccaaatgACGGGGGATcaaaccccgccgcgagctaatgattttttcgttcatattcaagtgttcagaattccttctttccttaatttctcgataggagcagatgggaatcgaacccagaacctttcGCTTACAAaacgaacagcgtaaccattcagccacgcctaccccttaaaaacaaaatttagttcaaaaaaattataaacgtttgttaaaaaaaagtccttttCAAAAGGCTTGAAAAAACACTTGAAttcccaaaaatcattttcggaTGTAAAATAGATGTGCTATCGATAaaaactttagtgaaatttggatAAAGTTCAACGTTTTcaagtctagagttttttttaaaggacctataaactattgtcttccatatgtttataggacctattaaaaaaaaacttagaagtGCACTTTTGGTcatctaaaaaataatcaaaaatcgaaAGGGGTAAACGTTGTCGGGTGAATTACCCATCGTTGTGGTCATGTTATCTTGTCgttcttcaaataaaagaagttTCGATCTGATCGTACTTGGCACATAATTGAAATTactgcaagtgcgacaactggcctaAGGGAATTTAGTCAGATGACGTTTtgtcacacgtacatgcccgactgcTGCAAATAttcgttcacagaatcctctctgcggttaaCGCTACGCAGTAGGCATGGCCGCTTTTATGAGTGTAataccgttttcatgttatagctacttttaggtataatttttcgatttattttctttttttttgcattttaaaaatatttcttgaaagaatAGCACtcatgaataaaatttttttttgagaagctgggaaaatgttctacattttctttctagaacattgaaaatcgggcaattagCTTCTGAGATACAGCATCACGAATAATTTGAATagatgaaaatgatattttttaagtgtCAAGGACGTATTAAACTATCACAAACAAACAAGCAAACTAGACAAGACACGCACCTTTTTGGCGTTTGACAGTTTGTTAACAAATAGTTTGCTAGTTTGGCAAACGAGTATGCGAGCATACACACTATTTGTCCAAACTTTTACACTGTAATTGTTGTTGCCCTTCAATAAAatattaggtctattcccgtactgcagaattctgcagttctgcacgaaatcggcagcagagcgttcccgtacttttctgcaacaaaagtaacttttctttcaggcagaaattctgcaatgagagagacaaaagttgcagcaaaaccgttcccgtacttttctgcaagctctctcttctctttcgtgttgaaaagtaactgcaagttggtgtgagtacacgcttacataaaatttgcatgttgggttaaatcaagcattttattattatgtaGGTGCTAGTGTAGGTGtaataaatttgatgttttattatTACTGAATTTAAGCAGTATTTTTGAAAGGACGTTTGTATATTTGGAATTGATGGATTTtggggtatttttttaatgtctggttttattgagaactATATTTAATGttaacgatttcaggcttagttcattaatgtaatgatatagcgaatttattatttttagagtTAATAAAGTTTATAAGTAAATCTagtattacagcacggctaATAACCCAACAAACAATTTGTATCataaaaacaattgtttttaaattgtttttaaaaacttttataagacacatttcttttgagttgaattaatttaaaaaaaatatttgtttaagaattgatttttgatcttaaattgctttttaatagactaaatatgtgtgttaaaataataggtaaatgTAATTGACAAATTATAAATTGTACCTGTGacggtgctaccaatttgtattcttatatgaaccaaaatattaaatgtattttgttgaactttTAATGAAGGAAACATAAAAAGGTATTAGACTGtaccaaacaaataataaatataattgatTATATGATTGatgaccatatttttttttgctgaaacataagttacgttgtttacacatcatattttatactattaaaaattgatacctataaattttattaaattataataatattattttattaaattataataatattacggtatacttaaattcttaaattcctaaattccttaattcctaaattcctaaatagaAATACACttattttggagtcatattttaggtttgaAATGCATATTTAGAGGATTTAGAGATTAGAAATTTCGCAGAGGTCTTCCCGGTCTTCGGGTAATAGAGTACAAActatctattttttataattcagtttttgatttttttatttacaaaatttttaaatttaacttttttttcaaatcatattttttttaatttttaaatgtagaattagaatttttgatgttctattaaatattcaaaatttagatttttttatttcgaattcaAAATACCTCAAGTCTGAACTTTTATATTTCAtccttatttttctttattttgattttttgaaattaagattttttttaattatttacattttgaatttcttaattttttttaagctttgaatatgtgatttatttttttctaagataaatatttgcattttaaatttcaattcaattcaattcagtttttattAAGTAAATAATCATTTCACAATTTTCTTTGCAATTAAACCTAATAGAGATTTGGAGGTCCTTTCAGCTATGTGTTGATAAATTTGTCTTTCGACACAATTGGTTATTCTAAAGGCTAATCACAAGTAGGAaaaagttcaagaaaaaaaaacctacaaaattgctatagaaaggggatagttagaggaaaactTAAAGCTAGATCACAGAATGATTTTGTCTGTTGACGCCGAAGAGCAGCGCTGCacgaggcagcttatccgttgtaaaCGTATTTGATCATGAGCTCTCCCAGAGCCATGaactgttctgccttgttccggcaggcacgaaaacGAGTTAACATTTCCCCCGCGAGGGCGAAAAACTCTGGCAGAGTGAATAGGTCATCTCCGGACACAGCTGCTTCTTCCGGAACTGTACCGCTCGCCGCGGTCACGCTTGCGTAGGAACCTCCCCAGCCGGGAGGAATCGCTGGGGTAATCCGATCTGCCGCGCCTTGTCCAGCTACAGGAACGGTTGGGCTTAATCTTGGAGGCGGCCGGGTCGCTGGaagcttctttttcttcttagcCTGCTCCTCGAGATATGCTTtacgcgcggcacagccacggaagttCGCTGTATGGTTGCcatcgcagttcgcgcacttgacacgCGACCGGTGCTGCTGAGCGTCGCTTTCACTCAGCCTCGCTTTCTGGGGAAGTTTGCACTTCTCCGTGAAATGCATTTCACCGCACTTAACGCAGCGCGGCGGGAGGTTGCAATTTctcgagccgtggccgaatttttggcaacggtggcattgggcTGCATCTGTCGAATTCTTTGAGAAATACCTCCAAGTCACCCAgaaaccgtccaacgtttttTTCCGTCGGAGGTCCTGGAGCTTGACGGTACCACGATCGAAGTAGAGTAGGTACAGCACGTGAGTACCCGTGACCGTAGTCGTTCTTGAGAGCACCTTGATGTCCCGGGGGTGAACGTTTACGTCGGCAAGGTGCCCAGCCAGGTCCTCCACTGGCCGGTCCGTGTACCCTTGCAGGACTATTTTAACCGGCACCGTTTCAGCCGGATCGAATGTGAAGTATTTCACGTTGTTTGTTTTGAGGACCATCAGCACTTTATCGTAATTCGCCCTTAACAACGTGATCACTTGCACATTCTTCTTGCCGATCTTCAAACAGTAGGTTTGACCCTCCAGTAGCTCGTCCACATGATCGGCTAGTGTGTCGACGACAAATATCGGCGGAGGTCTTCTTTCCTTCGCCGTAGTTTTGCTGTTGGCAGTTTTCTTCGACCCGCGTGctggatcgtcgtcgtcgtcactacTGCTGGTGCTGCAGTCGTCTTCATTGTCCTCATCGTCACCACTCAGCGGCTCGAACTCGTTGCGTGTGGGGACGGGGGTGACGGAGGGGACGCCGGAGGCCTGCCGGCCTGCCTTAGCTGTCTTCACACGTAGCTGGTACGGGCTGCGGTAGTGTGGATGCAGCTTTGTTTTGTCAATGCCATCCAACGCTGTCGCCGCGGTGGAAGGCTTGATTTGACTATTGGCCGGATTGTTTTTAGTAATCCGGCCAGGAGACGGGTTCCGCGAGGTCCCCGGTGGTGCACTCGAGTTGCCATGCCTAGCGCCACGCTTGGGCATCTCCGGGCGGCAAGTTCGCGATTAAACACTTCACCCGCGGCGTGAGAAAATCGAAAATTCAACGGAGCACTAAAATTGTGTTGTGGCTGGCTCCAACGTAGGTAGCccgatgcattttaaatttctcaaatagctgatttaattttttaaagcttctcaatttaaaaaaaaatgtttttttttatatttttatttatgattttcttaatttccgggtttctaaatttaaatttgtttctaaatttaaatttgttccatatttttgagtttgtgattcatttactttctaatatttttcaactttgctgcgtcaccgttgttcttccATGTGACatccataatttatttatgttatcctgGATATAAAATCCTTCAAATAGTctgctatcaaaacatgtatttatgatcccttctatattaaacctttgtttgtcatttttttttgaattttatttgttaaaCGCAGGTACGTACCTGCAACtctcatttctattttttaccttatgtaaaagttttgaaatgtttctaatgaataatttctacctaagcataagcatcttttaaatgaaatgttgagttgcataaaaaaataagtccccgttctagaggtaaacttctttcaattataatttttgtcaatccctttttttaaaataattaaaaaaaactttaatacccaatttaagtaaatccactcaactgtgtacaatattgcagaaaaagtactggaacgcgctacccaggcaaaagttttgcggcttctctccttgcagaacttctgcaaaagagagagatgaagagagcgaactgaaaagtacgggaacgtactgcaaaaaagtgacttatgctggctgcagaattttgcagaagttgcagaaattctgcaattctgcaggtacgggaatagacctattatTTTTCTCAAGAAATATTTTAGAGCCGTGTTTTTAGTAAAAATATTAAACGAACCggattttccagatttttaagcgaagatggcgttcgaatggtgaacgcccgaaatgtcaaaatcacgaagtggtaccaacattacgaaacaaGTGTGACACGGCATGACAGCCatactttttttctaatgttggtgctactgcgcgattttgacatttcgggcgttcaccattcgaacgccatcttcgcttaaaaacctggattacGGTTACAAATGACAGTGTAGGTGTAGGGTAATGAATAAAGAGTGCTTCTTACAAAGAATGTGTAGGTAATCTAAATCTAGAGTTTTCTAaaatcctataaacatatgaaacacaatggcttattatttttttaattaattaattcaaaTTAAGTAAAAGGATTAAATACCGTGGGCTTTGATAATGAAAGCTAGTCTTAAAGTCTTTACGCTTAGGGACGATAAGATTGGTTTTCCCAGGTCCTGTGGGTCGTCAGGACTTTGGCAACCCTACGGCGCGTGCCTCCGGGTGGCGGATGGAGGTTAAAGGGATATGTTAACTGTAGCGACAGGCTGCAAGGGATCCGGATCCTCAGCAGTCATCAAAACGGTAAGCTATCCTATGGgcagacgtgcatcggcactccATAGCACTTCACCACATTTTGAGATGATGACCTTCCCAAACCGGCAGGGTGAATCTTTGCGCACTGTGCAACACAAGAAGCTTTAGTTCGATGCATATAATTATCGTTTTTCACTATACAATGTGGCTTACCAACAAATTAATAGTGAATTGAATAacacaaatatttcaagtgCTAAATGTGCTATTTAGCACTCAAATAGCACTTCATCGCTAAAACTAGCGAATTGGTCCTTCAGCAACTCATAGTGCAATGAAATAAACATACTTTCTGTACAAAACAAATTGATGTGGTGCCTTTTCCAAGCCATGGCCTTAGAAAAATTGTCaagtgctattgagtgccgatgcacgtctgcCTATGGGCAATGCTTACAAAGATGTTCTCTTAAGAACAAAACGACCTCTTTGAAGAAAAGCGCTCACGCGGCCCGGATTATCACTCGATGGAAAGTGCTTTTACTCTGTAGTACTAGCGCGAGTACTCACACGATAAGCTACGATGCGCGACGAAATGTTATTGTTGTCATTTTTATGTTGCACTTCACAGGCTAACATATTCATTACCTTTCCTTGAcacaaccggacttggactgacttaaTCCTAGCTGTCCCACCTcgctccgcaaaaaaaaaataagtaaaaggaTTAAATAGTACGATTTTTCAATGCCTTTCTTCACAATTATTgtgcttttttattttgaataatattttgaaggttttctttaatttttactataaaaatatttttcagtataAAGTACtcataatttaagaattgaggTAATACAGGTAATATAACAGATATGTTGATTTTCATACCTGCACTGCAAataatccgatggtaaaattgcatgcaaaagcaCAAAGGTGATGGTGAAAAAAGATACTAAATATTACTCActgcatgtaatttttttttgtaaacgcaaaaaaaaatataaccgatggaattcaaacccagcactaacagtaaggactggcgccttaccCGCTCGACCAACAGAACGGCcatgtaggtttcccatactgatgggctacatgtttcagggtgtaatgttacataaaatttcataaaataaatattagagCATGATTATCAAAAATGTCCAAAAGTCCATAAGCGTGTTAGTTTGCCCAAAAAGTTTGCCAAACATGTTTGCTGTAGTGTAATGGACAAACaaactgtttgtttgtttgcgaagCGTTTTTGGTTTGTGTCTTGTCTAGTTCGTTTGTTTGTGGTAGTCTAATACGTCCTTTTCGTAAAAAGCCAGTAATTTcaaactgacgatatctcgaaaactaggtaggggaaatatgcccattttaatcactctaagccgttcgaccaattctcatcacttttgccgttttccgctattaaatcaacattttcagatgtatcaacaatggagagttgcttgctcacttttgtttgagctatttattactttggaacaatcaaaaactctttatgaaagctgtaattcatgatcaacgTGCTGATAGGCTGAtgatagaaataggctgagaaagggtatagttcccctatatgtccgattttcaatgtttaaaaattaaacttttgtgaatttttctgatcttttcaataaaaattatttagaaatGTTTAAATCACATCTTTTAAAAAGTTATAGGTAGTAGaaaattttccttattttattGTTCAGCCCATTTTGGTATTTATATTTGTTGGGAGAGCGTCCCTATTCTACGCGGCGACTCATCACTTGACAACCGTCTTGTCAAGGTGACAGACGTCGGCCGCGCCTGAACCACGAAGTGGAGAAGATTGTTATTGTTCGTCATTCGTTAATTGCTTGTTCGTTAGTTAAGTTCATTTATACTTTAATAAATGTTTTAATCTGTTTGTTACGATATGTTCCTCGTCTTTTCATATCGTAACAATATTTGTGttgaaaatatcagaaaatttcgcaaaagttttatttttcaaacttgtaCTTTTGAATGTTAATTCAACTTTAAAtcctttaaagattttttgatcattttttttttgttcaaaaatcatagCTTGGCGTCCGTTATGCACaatagctcaaaagatggcatctttggttgaaacattttttaaactaatcaaAACTGACTGACCAAATTTCTCCCCCTTTTCAGTGGGCATCGGCGAGGCGGCCAACTTTGCCGCGTACGCGTTCGCCCCGGCCTCTCTGGTCACTCCGCTGGGGGCGCTCTCCGTCATCGTGACCGCCGTACTGGCCACCAAATTCCTCAAGGAACGCCTCAACCTACTGGGGAAGCTCGGCTGCTTCCTGTGCATCATCGGATCGACGATAATTGTGATTCATTCGCCGAAGGAAGGGGAGGTTGATGATTTGAACTTGCTGCTGGATAAGTTGCAAGATCCGACGTTTATCTCTTatgtgttggtggtgttggcgGTTGCGCTGGTTCTTGGGTGTTGTTACGGACCGCGGTACGGGCACAAGCACGTGATCGTTTATATCTTGCTGTGCTCGGCGGTTGGGAGCTTGACGGTGATGTCGTGCAAGGCGCTCGGACTGGCGCTGCGAGACACGCTGTCGGGGAAGTCGAACGACTTTGGCATGTGGTTGCCTTATTTTTTGATCGTGGTAACGGTGATCTTCATTGGGATTCAGGTCAACTATCTGAACAAGGCGCTGGACATTTTCAACACGAGTATTGTGACGCCGATTTACTACGTGATCTTCACCACGCTGGTCATCACGGCTTCGGCGATACTGTTTAAGGAGTGGGGCCGCATGAAGGCGGAGGACATTATCGGCGATCTGTGCGGCTTCTTCGTGGTGATCGTGGCGGTGATTCTGCTGAACGCGTTCCGCGACGTGGACATTTCGCTGAACGACGTGAAGGGCATTATGCGGCCGAAGCGGGAGCTGCTGCAGTCCCACAAGGGGGAACGGTACGAGGACTTTTTGGTCGAGTCGGAACACAACGGGTCGCAGAAGCACTACGGAACCGGGGACTATCGGGACATTTGATACGACAAGATGCCCTGAAGAGGGGGCGGTGGTGTGGCTTGAGTGcgcgagtgtgtgtgtttgttttgagCTTTATTATCCCTTAATTAGTGATATCTGATGGCGAGTGAAGAATAAAACCACTTTTAAATCTCTACTCAATTACGAGTTCATTGTTCCGAACGCTCCATCAACTCTACTTGTCCATCATAAGGGGGATTAATAACAACGTTACAACGAACAAATAGTTAGGCAACttacaaaatacaaacaatATAGTTAGTAGCAGCACTATCTCGTGGTTTTGGTCCTCCTCTTAAATTCCGTCGCATGGCCGCAACTCTGCTCAACGGCACAGCGTGGCATCGATCTTGGTCAGCCAGGGAACCGCCAGCTTCAGCTTGTTCCGGTAGGTGGCATCCCCAGCGAGCGGATTCCGCTCCAGATAAACCGTTGCGAGTTTTTTGTTCTGCGCCAGGACGGTCACGCAGTTCCAGTCGGAGACCGCGTTGTCGTTCATCTTGAAAGTTAGTATAGATAAGTtatcaaagtacctcaagactTGTTAAATCCTACCCAAAGCTCTTCCAGACACGCCAAATGGTCCAAATTCTCCAGCACCTTGACGCGATTTTTGGCCAAATCAAGCGTCTCCAGCGCTTTGTTCTCGGCGAGATTTTCAATCCGCTCGATGCCGTTCTCCGATATGTACAGTTCTGTGAGGTTCACCAACTTGTCCAGGTTTTCCAGCTTCACAATCCGGTTGCTCTGCAAGCTGAGGCATTCCAGCTTCACGAGCTGGTCCAGATTTTCGATTTTGTTGATCTTGTTTTTGCCCAGATAGAGGTGCGTTAAGTTGGTGAGCGATTCGAGGTTCTGGATTTTCTGCGAGGATCAAAGGAAATCGTTAATTCTTGTCGGAGAAACGACATTTTAGGAGACCAACCCTAATCTTATTGTCTCCAAGCTCGAGCATGGTCAAATTACTTAGGTGGCCAACATTTTCGATGGTTGAGATTTTATTCGCGCACAGAAACAGCTTGCGCAGCTTTGTCAGCTCTTCCAGATTCTGAATTTTGTGCAATCGATTAAAGCTTACGTCTAGCATTCtgagaaatgatttaaaattaattaaacaatCGATTTTTCTCCCTAAAGATCTTACTCCAAATTAACCAGACAATTCAAGTTCTCCAGCTCGGTAATCTGATTGTCGTACAGCTCCAGCTCCTGCAGCTCCGTCAGATGGTCCAAATTCTCAATTTTCTTGATCAAATTCCAGCGCATGTACAacctgaaaaagaaaaaaaatcaatttcatctTATTTCATAACTCCGCATCATCGCTCGCAAAATCACCTCTCCAAATTGACCAGCGGTTCCAGCTGCTCGATCTTTCCGACGCGCCCGTGGTTCAGATCCAGTTCGGTCGCCTCCGGATCGATCGTTATCACGTCCTCCATCTTTGCCGGCGGCTCCTCGTCCGGCTTCGGTTCCGGTTGCGCCTCTTCGGGAGTTTCCGGGCGTTCCTCCTCCGGCAAAGTCGCAACTGCTTGCTCTGAAATAAGCTCCATTTAGCACGACTGTTTTGCTGACTTCAAAATCTTACCATTATTATCActcatttttgccaatttttaaaacaattctgggaaaatgcaattaaaacgCTTGAAACTTTGCTCCACTGCCGAATGTTTGCCAAAAATCGCTCAAAACATGAATCAACAACAAAACGAGGGATAACCCGTCTGCGGCTGTGACTGCCTTCAAAAGAGCTCAGTAAAGAGCTGTCAAAATCATCAATCGAGTTTCAGTGGCGGGAATGTGCTGTCAATCTCAGACGCAaagattttaactatttttttcgattttatcatTTTACAGACAACTTTCTTGAGCATTTTCCCTTAATTTTTCTTAACGGTtatcaaaaacaacaaacctTTTAGTTAATTTAGCTCATAAATCTGTTAACACTGCAAAATTTCACCCCACCCACCACACTTTGCAGACTTTCCGAACCAACCCCAACAGACCTTTCACCACGCTCTATCTGACATCCCTGCGCCGTCAATCGCGGAGGCCGCGTGCTTGACACGTAAACTCGAAACTGTCAGACTACGGGGGCTCCGCCGAAAAACAAATCGATCTCGCGAGTTTTTCGCATTTTCGTTCCGCGGCACCAGCAATTTCCActaattttccgggaaaatccCACAAATCAGGTGGGTTTTCATTGTTTGCAATTAGTGCAACGTCGAAACTAGTCGCGCGTGTGTGAAATTTAGGAAGAAATCAATGGGAAAATG harbors:
- the LOC120425903 gene encoding magnesium transporter NIPA2 yields the protein MSSPRQPIDDLYRQQDFYIGLSLAVSSSLFIGSSFIIKKVGLIRLSRVSSMRASAGGFGYLRDWVWWAGLICMGIGEAANFAAYAFAPASLVTPLGALSVIVTAVLATKFLKERLNLLGKLGCFLCIIGSTIIVIHSPKEGEVDDLNLLLDKLQDPTFISYVLVVLAVALVLGCCYGPRYGHKHVIVYILLCSAVGSLTVMSCKALGLALRDTLSGKSNDFGMWLPYFLIVVTVIFIGIQVNYLNKALDIFNTSIVTPIYYVIFTTLVITASAILFKEWGRMKAEDIIGDLCGFFVVIVAVILLNAFRDVDISLNDVKGIMRPKRELLQSHKGERYEDFLVESEHNGSQKHYGTGDYRDI
- the LOC120425905 gene encoding protein phosphatase 1 regulatory subunit 7 codes for the protein MSDNNEQAVATLPEEERPETPEEAQPEPKPDEEPPAKMEDVITIDPEATELDLNHGRVGKIEQLEPLVNLERLYMRWNLIKKIENLDHLTELQELELYDNQITELENLNCLVNLEMLDVSFNRLHKIQNLEELTKLRKLFLCANKISTIENVGHLSNLTMLELGDNKIRKIQNLESLTNLTHLYLGKNKINKIENLDQLVKLECLSLQSNRIVKLENLDKLVNLTELYISENGIERIENLAENKALETLDLAKNRVKVLENLDHLACLEELWMNDNAVSDWNCVTVLAQNKKLATVYLERNPLAGDATYRNKLKLAVPWLTKIDATLCR